A single Filimonas effusa DNA region contains:
- the fucP gene encoding L-fucose:H+ symporter permease: MNTTKNRFLLPLILITSLFFLWGFAHNLNPILIPHLKKACQLNNLQSSLVDSAFFIGYFLMALPAGMVMKRYGYKSGILLGLLLFALGAFLFYPAAEARVFGLFLTALFIIASGLTFLETAANPYIMVLGDADGATQRLNFSQSFNGLAAFLAPIIGGRYILSGKTLTAQESAAMTPDALNAYLNKEAASVQLPYIIIGAVVLLVAVILWRTHLPEIKEEEVVADTTVKTRRSVFSYANLNWGLLAQFCYVGAQVCMVSFFIRFAETTAGMEEKSAAEYLGVAGGLFMAGRFIGTFLMKYVAPARLLLLYGIANIILLSLAIANGGMVAVYALIAVSFFMSIMFPTIFSLTLSGLDAETRKKGSSLLVMTIVGGAIFPVIMARIIDTQNIRIAYIVPAIGFLVVAWFAFRNVNNKSVVVSASH; encoded by the coding sequence ATGAATACGACAAAGAACAGATTCCTGCTCCCTCTGATCCTTATTACTTCTCTTTTCTTTCTTTGGGGGTTTGCGCATAATTTAAACCCCATCCTGATCCCGCATTTAAAAAAGGCCTGCCAGTTGAATAACCTGCAGTCGTCCCTGGTCGATTCTGCTTTTTTTATCGGGTATTTCCTGATGGCGTTGCCGGCAGGTATGGTCATGAAACGGTATGGATATAAATCGGGGATCCTGTTGGGATTACTCTTATTTGCACTGGGTGCTTTTTTATTTTATCCTGCTGCCGAAGCCCGTGTATTCGGCTTATTTCTGACGGCGCTTTTCATTATAGCAAGTGGGCTTACCTTCCTGGAAACAGCAGCCAATCCCTATATCATGGTGCTGGGCGATGCCGATGGCGCCACACAGCGTCTGAATTTCTCACAATCTTTTAATGGACTGGCAGCCTTCCTGGCACCTATCATAGGTGGCCGTTATATTTTATCGGGTAAAACCCTTACCGCCCAGGAAAGCGCTGCAATGACGCCTGATGCTTTAAATGCCTATCTGAATAAAGAAGCAGCCAGTGTGCAGTTGCCTTATATCATAATAGGGGCAGTAGTGCTGTTAGTAGCGGTTATATTATGGCGTACACACCTGCCTGAAATAAAAGAAGAGGAAGTGGTGGCAGATACTACTGTAAAAACGCGCCGTTCTGTGTTCTCTTATGCCAACCTCAACTGGGGGCTGCTGGCGCAATTCTGCTATGTTGGCGCCCAGGTTTGTATGGTAAGTTTCTTCATCCGTTTTGCTGAAACAACAGCCGGTATGGAGGAAAAATCTGCCGCTGAATACCTGGGTGTGGCAGGTGGTTTATTTATGGCTGGGCGATTCATTGGAACTTTCCTTATGAAGTATGTTGCTCCTGCAAGGTTGCTGCTTCTATATGGCATTGCCAATATCATACTGTTGTCGCTGGCCATAGCTAATGGCGGTATGGTTGCAGTATATGCCCTTATTGCAGTTTCTTTCTTTATGTCGATCATGTTCCCCACCATCTTCTCACTCACCTTATCAGGTCTGGATGCCGAAACCAGGAAAAAAGGCTCCTCCCTGCTGGTAATGACAATTGTGGGTGGTGCTATTTTCCCAGTAATAATGGCGCGTATCATTGATACGCAGAATATACGTATCGCTTACATTGTACCGGCAATAGGCTTCCTGGTGGTAGCATGGTTTGCATTCAGGAACGTGAATAATAAGTCGGTAGTAGTGTCAGCTTCCCATTAA
- a CDS encoding pectinesterase family protein, with amino-acid sequence MIKWRYSLPVFMMLFLMAFMMPARKKITIWMVGDSTMANKLPKAYPETGWGMAFGAFFDESVTIANRAMNGRSTLSFINEKRWQAVADSLQEGDYVFIEFGHNDEKIDKPGTGVSPAAYGVNLVKFVNETRAKKAIPVLLTPVMRRSFRDGSLYDSHGAYPPVVRRIADSLKVPLIDMHLKSETLINGMGEEGAKQLFNYVDSGHVNYPQGKKDDTHFSPSGAKAMAELAVQGIRELKLELAERLVRKKYDFVVAKDGSGDFTTVQAAINAVPDMRKSETVIFIKNGVYKEKLTLPESKSLVTLIGQQADSVIITNDDFAGKKNILGEPMGTSGSSGFFVWGKDFTARNITFSNSAGPVGQAVAVLVGGDRVRFINCRFLGFQDTLYTYGVNSRQYYLNCYIEGTVDFIFGASTAVFDSCTIHCKKAGYVTAASTPQDKKYGYVFRGCRITGEGTATHYLGRPWRPYAKTVFLDCEMGKPIIAAGWDNWGKKENEQTAFYAEYRSRGEGAARAQRASWSHQLKADDVQAFDHVHVFGDWIDYKNAN; translated from the coding sequence ATGATTAAATGGCGTTACAGTTTGCCGGTATTCATGATGCTTTTTTTAATGGCATTCATGATGCCGGCGCGGAAGAAGATTACGATCTGGATGGTAGGCGACTCTACGATGGCCAACAAGTTGCCAAAAGCTTACCCGGAAACGGGATGGGGAATGGCATTCGGTGCGTTTTTCGATGAGTCGGTAACGATTGCCAACCGGGCTATGAATGGCAGAAGCACACTTTCCTTTATAAACGAAAAACGTTGGCAAGCGGTAGCCGATAGCCTGCAGGAGGGAGACTATGTGTTTATTGAATTTGGTCATAACGACGAAAAGATCGATAAACCCGGCACAGGCGTCTCTCCTGCGGCTTATGGTGTTAACCTGGTTAAGTTTGTGAATGAAACCAGGGCTAAAAAGGCGATCCCTGTACTATTAACGCCTGTAATGCGCAGGAGCTTCCGTGACGGTAGCCTCTATGATTCTCATGGTGCTTATCCGCCGGTAGTGCGCAGGATAGCAGATAGTTTAAAAGTGCCTTTGATTGACATGCACCTGAAATCGGAAACCCTGATAAACGGCATGGGAGAAGAAGGAGCGAAACAGCTTTTTAACTATGTTGACTCCGGGCATGTAAATTATCCCCAGGGTAAAAAAGATGACACGCATTTCAGTCCTTCCGGAGCGAAAGCCATGGCCGAGCTGGCGGTACAGGGGATAAGGGAATTAAAGCTTGAACTGGCGGAACGCCTGGTAAGAAAGAAATATGATTTTGTAGTAGCAAAAGACGGCAGCGGCGATTTTACGACAGTGCAGGCTGCTATTAATGCTGTGCCGGACATGCGTAAATCGGAAACAGTCATCTTTATTAAAAATGGCGTTTATAAGGAAAAACTCACGCTGCCGGAATCGAAAAGCCTGGTAACCCTTATAGGTCAGCAGGCAGATAGTGTAATTATCACCAACGATGATTTTGCGGGTAAGAAGAATATACTGGGAGAGCCGATGGGAACATCAGGCTCTTCCGGCTTTTTTGTATGGGGTAAGGACTTTACTGCCAGGAATATTACATTCAGCAATTCAGCGGGGCCGGTAGGTCAGGCAGTAGCTGTGCTGGTGGGTGGCGATAGGGTTCGTTTTATCAACTGCCGTTTCCTGGGTTTCCAGGATACGCTTTATACCTACGGTGTTAACAGCCGCCAGTATTACCTGAACTGTTATATCGAAGGTACTGTTGATTTTATTTTCGGGGCTTCCACGGCTGTTTTCGACAGTTGTACCATACACTGTAAGAAAGCAGGTTATGTTACGGCTGCCTCTACGCCACAGGATAAAAAATATGGCTATGTATTCCGGGGCTGCCGTATTACCGGCGAAGGAACTGCGACACATTACCTGGGCCGTCCCTGGCGCCCCTATGCCAAAACTGTTTTCCTGGATTGCGAAATGGGGAAGCCGATAATTGCAGCAGGCTGGGATAACTGGGGGAAAAAAGAAAACGAGCAAACTGCTTTTTATGCCGAGTACAGGAGCAGGGGAGAAGGGGCTGCCAGGGCTCAAAGAGCATCCTGGTCACACCAGCTTAAAGCGGATGATGTGCAGGCGTTTGATCACGTACACGTTTTCGGAGACTGGATTGACTATAAAAATGCCAATTGA
- a CDS encoding DUF5123 domain-containing protein yields MNHLIKNALSIIGFTAAILSAGCSKKIDDEITSVDFSRLFSPTAVTTTVVGGTSVNVSWAKVTKAEHYDIELVDNGNQDFSGSSVRSVKNLDATTLTYTFKSLYGETDYSFRVKAVSADTPESKWTTVTFKSGSEQIMTRVERTDLSQTSVTLKWKTPNDVSHFMIGSNKYDISASEKTAGAKTITGLTNGTQYTAKLYYNNGVRGNRSFKTYAANPTGTNVINISSAADLATQLAAAANNSILVIPQGATFDYASAIALPKDVSVTIWGEDGINRPVIALNGLNLPLAAGTIKFANVDITGLPSNIPGGTKRNYIFNQSDSTVTEAIIFDNCIVRNFTNTPVRVQGSKNITIKKVAFNNCIVYDCGVNSAGNGTYAMVHSNTATGKITNIEFTQSTFYDIGYALILHNAAASTSVKIENCTIYNTTGNARYMIDYNTFSAGTFTIKNTIIGKTLSATATANGYRAASAPIVTNSYITSDVVFAAGAIPSVINYTNNSANLFTEPAGGNFVIKDSLFAGASTAGDSRWMP; encoded by the coding sequence ATGAACCACTTAATAAAAAATGCACTATCCATTATAGGCTTTACAGCGGCTATATTATCTGCCGGCTGCAGTAAAAAAATTGACGACGAAATTACTTCTGTCGATTTTAGCAGACTGTTCTCTCCTACTGCCGTTACAACTACCGTAGTGGGAGGCACCTCAGTAAACGTGAGTTGGGCAAAAGTAACTAAGGCGGAACACTACGATATCGAACTCGTGGATAACGGAAACCAGGACTTCTCCGGATCCTCTGTTCGTTCTGTAAAAAATCTCGACGCCACCACTCTTACATATACCTTTAAATCATTGTATGGTGAAACTGATTACTCTTTTAGAGTAAAAGCAGTTAGCGCTGATACCCCTGAATCTAAATGGACCACGGTTACATTCAAATCTGGTTCTGAACAAATCATGACCCGGGTAGAACGGACAGACCTTTCACAAACATCTGTTACGCTGAAATGGAAAACTCCTAACGATGTAAGCCATTTTATGATAGGAAGTAATAAATACGATATCAGCGCCAGTGAAAAAACGGCGGGAGCCAAAACTATTACGGGCCTGACAAATGGTACACAATACACCGCAAAATTGTATTACAATAACGGGGTGCGTGGCAATCGTAGCTTTAAAACATATGCCGCAAACCCTACAGGTACGAATGTAATTAACATTAGCTCTGCTGCCGACCTGGCCACTCAGCTCGCCGCTGCTGCCAATAATAGTATTTTGGTAATTCCTCAGGGAGCAACCTTCGACTACGCCAGCGCTATTGCTTTGCCTAAAGATGTTTCTGTTACCATATGGGGCGAAGATGGCATTAATAGACCTGTAATCGCTCTTAATGGCCTCAACCTGCCTTTAGCTGCGGGAACCATCAAATTTGCCAATGTGGATATTACAGGATTACCCTCCAATATTCCCGGAGGAACAAAGAGAAACTATATTTTTAATCAGAGCGATTCAACAGTAACAGAAGCCATTATTTTTGATAACTGTATTGTTAGAAACTTCACTAACACGCCTGTAAGAGTACAGGGATCTAAAAATATCACCATCAAAAAAGTAGCATTTAATAACTGTATTGTTTATGACTGTGGCGTAAATTCAGCTGGTAATGGCACTTATGCAATGGTGCATTCTAATACAGCTACAGGAAAAATCACGAATATCGAATTTACACAAAGCACATTCTATGATATAGGGTATGCGCTCATCCTGCACAATGCAGCGGCTTCAACCTCTGTAAAAATTGAAAACTGTACCATCTATAACACTACAGGTAATGCACGTTACATGATAGATTATAATACGTTCTCTGCCGGTACGTTTACCATCAAAAATACAATCATCGGTAAAACATTATCAGCAACAGCAACGGCTAACGGATACCGTGCAGCCAGCGCTCCTATAGTTACCAATTCTTATATAACTAGTGACGTGGTTTTTGCAGCTGGTGCTATACCCAGTGTTATAAATTATACTAATAACAGCGCTAATTTGTTTACAGAACCGGCTGGCGGCAACTTCGTAATAAAAGATAGTTTATTTGCAGGTGCTTCCACTGCGGGTGATAGTCGTTGGATGCCTTAG
- a CDS encoding RagB/SusD family nutrient uptake outer membrane protein, whose protein sequence is MKKILYKLFIASAVLLFSASCKKTLDTPAKSSMDESVIFSTPSLAEGTIAGVLQSFGETNSYRGRYLVFYGINNDCEVNNSLKNTSDEKSLLSNYQTNVNNSQMNTDNNAWAKFYEGIERANLAIRGLRTYGDVKNDADLAQVLGEMLTLRAVLYNDLLRGWGDVPARFEPITTATMYVARSDRDIIYKQLLADLEEAATLVAWPNERTVTSSVERVNKAFVKGLRARLALAAGGYGQRANNVVRLSSDPDLAPEKMYAIAKKECLDVINSGTCKLLGFQEVFKTLCAETNKAGLESLWEIPFSEGRGRVIFDLGVKHTDADKYTAQNKGGTNGPNPLMYYMYDKDDARRDVTCVPYEWTKGVQTPTSLGKWYFGKYRYEWLPRRVTSTNDDGLNWLYMRYADVILMAAEAINEIDGPAAAAPYLKMIRTRAFPTASAKVDAFMAQATASKTAFFNAIVDERALEFTGEMLRKNDLIRWNLLGAKLTEAKTKLQQLENRQGAYADLPQNIYYKTAADGETVTIYGLNHGDTDAAGAALGYSTKSWKMAATGDAATFWDALFLRNPDQQQFWPIWQVFLDASNGQLTNAGYF, encoded by the coding sequence ATGAAAAAGATATTATATAAATTATTTATAGCCTCCGCTGTTCTATTGTTTAGTGCATCTTGTAAGAAAACGCTGGATACGCCGGCCAAGTCTTCCATGGACGAATCGGTTATATTCTCTACACCCAGTTTGGCTGAAGGTACCATTGCCGGTGTTTTGCAGTCATTTGGTGAAACCAACTCTTATCGTGGCCGTTACCTTGTTTTTTATGGTATTAACAACGACTGTGAAGTAAACAACTCGCTGAAAAATACATCTGACGAAAAATCATTGTTGTCGAACTATCAGACAAATGTGAACAACAGCCAGATGAATACAGACAACAACGCCTGGGCGAAGTTTTACGAAGGTATTGAACGTGCCAACCTTGCTATCAGGGGCCTGCGTACCTATGGCGATGTAAAAAACGATGCAGATCTCGCACAGGTGCTTGGTGAAATGCTCACACTTCGTGCGGTTTTATACAATGACCTGTTGAGAGGCTGGGGCGATGTGCCTGCACGCTTTGAGCCCATCACCACTGCTACCATGTATGTGGCCAGAAGTGACAGGGATATTATTTACAAACAACTGCTTGCCGATCTGGAAGAAGCGGCTACCCTGGTAGCGTGGCCCAATGAAAGAACAGTAACCAGCTCAGTAGAGAGAGTGAATAAGGCGTTTGTAAAAGGTTTAAGGGCAAGGCTGGCATTGGCTGCCGGTGGTTATGGCCAGCGTGCCAACAATGTAGTTCGCCTGAGCTCCGATCCCGATCTGGCTCCTGAAAAAATGTATGCTATCGCCAAGAAGGAATGTCTTGATGTAATTAATAGCGGTACCTGTAAGCTGCTCGGATTCCAGGAGGTGTTTAAAACACTTTGTGCAGAAACAAATAAAGCCGGCCTGGAATCGTTATGGGAAATACCTTTCAGTGAAGGACGTGGCCGTGTAATATTTGACCTGGGGGTAAAACATACCGATGCAGATAAATATACTGCTCAGAATAAAGGCGGTACTAATGGTCCCAATCCTCTTATGTACTATATGTATGATAAAGATGATGCGCGCCGTGATGTAACCTGTGTGCCTTACGAATGGACCAAAGGTGTACAAACTCCTACCAGCCTTGGGAAATGGTATTTTGGCAAATACCGTTACGAATGGTTGCCAAGGCGTGTAACTTCTACCAATGACGATGGACTGAACTGGTTATACATGCGCTATGCAGATGTGATACTGATGGCTGCTGAAGCGATCAATGAAATTGATGGTCCTGCTGCTGCGGCTCCTTATCTTAAAATGATACGCACCCGTGCTTTCCCTACTGCATCTGCGAAGGTTGATGCGTTTATGGCGCAGGCTACTGCCAGTAAAACCGCCTTTTTTAATGCTATCGTAGACGAAAGGGCATTGGAATTTACTGGTGAAATGTTACGTAAGAATGATCTTATCCGCTGGAACCTGCTGGGTGCTAAATTAACGGAAGCAAAAACCAAATTGCAGCAGTTGGAAAACCGCCAGGGTGCTTACGCCGATCTTCCGCAGAACATTTATTATAAAACAGCGGCTGATGGTGAAACTGTAACTATTTATGGTTTGAACCATGGCGATACAGATGCTGCAGGTGCAGCACTGGGTTACAGTACCAAATCTTGGAAAATGGCTGCAACAGGCGACGCCGCTACCTTCTGGGACGCTCTCTTCCTGCGCAATCCCGATCAGCAACAATTCTGGCCTATATGGCAGGTGTTCCTCGATGCAAGCAACGGGCAATTGACCAATGCAGGCTATTTCTAA
- a CDS encoding SusC/RagA family TonB-linked outer membrane protein, with translation MKKMMLLGAWLLYALALFAQSRSIKGKVTDENGAPLSGVSIVLKETKAGVQTDEKGVFNLKTGKTGDVTLVISYTGYKVMNVTTDGKTDVNVKLERDQNDLDNVVVIGYGTSKRKDLTGAIASMSSKELMKVPVANASEALTGRLAGVQVTATEGSPDAELKIRVRGGGSITGDNSPLLIVDGFPVTSIADIAPADIESMDVLKDASSTAIYGSRGANGVIIITTKSGKSGKFTVNYNVYGGYRKLAKKLDVLSPYDYAKWQYERALLDNKLSDQYTKYLGNWQDIDLYKEVTPNDWQDQVFGRIGNTFNQNLSMNGGTEKLRYTVSYTHIKDKAIMQMSGFQRDNVNLKLNNRPNNKISIDLAVRYSTTKVDGGGTNEQNEKSSADSRLKYAMIYPTFPVGGLTDADELDDAFNMYHPLVALSDNDRTQRRANINLNGAVSWKITPELQIRTEVGLDDIRTQDDRFYGTTTYYVRNVPTALNQGLPAIELVKSQRQSIRNTNTVSYDFKNILKSKHHLNVLGGQEYIATKQEALTTSVHGFPKTFTFDNALKLSAQGKANSVQNYLYPDDRLFSFFGRANYDFDSKYLVGVTFRADGSSKFSDGHKWGYFPSVAAAWRISSEKFFEKASDWVDDLKLRVSYGTAGNNNIPSGQMVQTFDVNTTTWVNGYNSYWAPSKTMANPDLKWETTVTRNVGLDFTLKGKKLNGTIDFYQNNTKDLLILFPISGVGYDNQYRNMGETRNRGLELTLNWSAIDKKNFGLNFSGNIGFNKNKILSLGQMQNFGAESGWASTEVGTDYWISTGGSVGQMYGYKLDGTGRYEVSDFTGYNSTTGKWILKDGVADASAIVGTVRPGTMKLMNMTKDDNIINTSDKTIIGNANPTHTGGFTINTRVYNFDLSAMFNWSYGNKIYNANKIEYTSTSKYYGRNMITTMAEGSRWTNLLSDGTLSNDPAQLEQMNANTTLWSPYMSRYVFTDWAVEDGSFLRLGTLTVGYNLPAALIRKVKIQNCRFYMTGYNIFCITNYTGFDPEVSTRRKTALTPGVDYSAYPRSRMVVFGLNLSF, from the coding sequence ATGAAAAAGATGATGCTCCTCGGTGCATGGCTGCTGTACGCGCTAGCTTTGTTTGCACAATCCCGCTCAATTAAAGGAAAAGTTACTGACGAAAATGGCGCTCCCCTGTCTGGCGTAAGCATAGTGCTGAAAGAGACAAAGGCTGGCGTTCAGACAGATGAAAAGGGTGTTTTTAACCTAAAGACCGGCAAAACGGGGGATGTGACCCTGGTGATCAGTTATACTGGCTATAAGGTCATGAATGTTACCACCGATGGTAAAACAGATGTAAATGTAAAACTGGAACGTGACCAGAACGACCTGGATAACGTAGTGGTAATTGGTTACGGTACTTCCAAGCGGAAGGATCTTACCGGCGCCATCGCCAGTATGTCGTCGAAGGAATTGATGAAAGTGCCGGTAGCGAACGCTTCCGAAGCTTTAACAGGCCGCCTGGCGGGTGTGCAGGTTACTGCAACCGAAGGCTCGCCTGATGCTGAGCTTAAAATACGCGTTCGTGGTGGCGGTTCCATCACCGGCGATAATTCACCCTTACTTATTGTAGACGGCTTTCCTGTTACTTCTATTGCAGATATAGCTCCTGCAGATATTGAATCTATGGACGTATTAAAAGATGCGTCTTCTACCGCTATTTACGGATCGAGAGGTGCGAATGGTGTTATTATAATTACCACTAAAAGTGGTAAATCAGGAAAGTTTACGGTTAATTATAATGTTTATGGCGGTTACAGGAAGCTGGCCAAGAAGCTGGATGTACTGAGCCCATACGACTACGCTAAATGGCAGTACGAACGCGCTTTACTTGATAACAAGCTGTCCGATCAGTACACAAAATACCTGGGTAACTGGCAGGATATTGACCTGTATAAAGAAGTAACGCCTAATGACTGGCAGGACCAGGTATTCGGGCGTATTGGCAATACATTCAACCAGAACCTGAGCATGAACGGCGGTACCGAAAAATTGAGGTACACTGTAAGCTATACACATATCAAGGACAAGGCTATCATGCAGATGTCAGGATTTCAGCGCGATAACGTAAACCTGAAGCTGAACAACCGTCCTAATAACAAAATTTCCATTGACCTGGCCGTACGTTATTCTACTACTAAAGTAGATGGCGGCGGTACCAACGAACAAAACGAAAAGTCTTCTGCCGATTCCCGTTTAAAATATGCAATGATCTATCCTACTTTTCCAGTAGGTGGTTTAACAGATGCAGATGAACTGGATGACGCTTTTAATATGTATCATCCGCTGGTGGCGTTATCCGATAATGATCGCACACAAAGAAGGGCGAACATAAACCTGAATGGTGCTGTAAGCTGGAAAATAACGCCTGAACTGCAAATTCGTACAGAAGTTGGCCTGGATGATATCCGCACCCAGGACGACAGGTTCTATGGCACCACCACTTATTATGTACGTAACGTGCCTACGGCGCTGAACCAGGGTTTACCGGCTATTGAACTCGTTAAATCACAAAGACAGTCTATTCGCAACACCAATACCGTTTCCTACGATTTCAAAAACATACTTAAAAGCAAGCATCATCTGAATGTACTGGGTGGCCAGGAATATATAGCCACCAAACAGGAAGCGTTGACCACTTCAGTACATGGCTTCCCCAAAACATTTACGTTTGATAATGCCCTCAAGCTTTCTGCACAAGGAAAGGCCAACTCTGTACAGAATTATCTTTACCCCGATGATCGCTTATTCTCTTTCTTCGGTCGCGCCAATTATGATTTCGACAGCAAATACCTGGTAGGGGTTACATTCCGCGCCGACGGGTCCTCTAAATTCTCCGATGGTCATAAATGGGGTTACTTCCCTTCAGTGGCAGCTGCATGGCGTATTTCTTCAGAGAAATTCTTTGAAAAAGCTTCTGATTGGGTTGATGATCTGAAACTCCGTGTAAGCTATGGTACTGCAGGTAACAATAATATACCCAGCGGCCAGATGGTACAGACCTTTGATGTAAATACCACTACATGGGTAAACGGATATAACAGCTATTGGGCTCCTTCGAAAACAATGGCTAATCCCGATCTGAAATGGGAAACTACTGTAACCCGTAACGTAGGTCTTGATTTTACCCTGAAAGGCAAGAAGCTGAACGGTACTATCGATTTTTATCAGAACAATACGAAAGACCTGCTGATCTTATTCCCGATCTCCGGTGTGGGGTATGATAACCAATACCGCAATATGGGTGAAACACGCAACCGTGGTCTGGAATTGACTTTGAACTGGAGCGCAATCGATAAAAAGAACTTTGGTTTAAACTTCAGCGGTAACATCGGCTTCAATAAAAATAAAATTCTGTCACTGGGTCAGATGCAGAATTTTGGAGCTGAATCGGGATGGGCTTCTACAGAAGTTGGTACCGATTACTGGATCTCTACCGGAGGTTCTGTGGGCCAGATGTATGGTTACAAACTCGATGGCACCGGCAGGTACGAAGTTTCTGACTTCACCGGTTATAACTCAACTACAGGCAAATGGATCCTGAAAGATGGTGTTGCAGATGCCAGTGCTATTGTAGGCACTGTCAGGCCTGGTACTATGAAACTGATGAATATGACCAAAGATGACAACATCATCAATACATCAGACAAAACGATCATAGGTAATGCAAACCCTACACATACCGGTGGTTTTACAATCAATACACGTGTGTACAATTTTGATCTTAGCGCGATGTTCAACTGGAGTTATGGCAATAAGATCTACAATGCCAACAAAATTGAATACACTTCTACCAGTAAATATTATGGCAGAAATATGATCACTACGATGGCTGAAGGAAGCCGCTGGACCAACCTGCTGTCCGACGGTACCCTCTCCAATGATCCTGCACAGCTGGAACAAATGAATGCCAACACTACTTTATGGTCTCCTTATATGAGCCGTTATGTATTTACCGACTGGGCAGTGGAGGATGGTAGCTTCCTGCGCTTAGGTACACTTACAGTAGGTTATAACCTGCCGGCTGCTTTGATCAGGAAAGTTAAAATACAGAATTGCCGTTTCTATATGACCGGTTATAATATCTTCTGTATCACTAACTATACCGGCTTCGATCCTGAAGTATCTACACGTCGTAAAACAGCCTTAACGCCGGGTGTTGATTATTCGGCTTATCCGAGAAGTCGCATGGTTGTTTTTGGTTTAAACCTGAGTTTCTAA